From Paenibacillus sp. GP183, the proteins below share one genomic window:
- a CDS encoding AbrB/MazE/SpoVT family DNA-binding domain-containing protein, which produces MDHIIKTESEIRSKYQITIPEEIRSKAKLNIGDKLIWQYDDVRSEIIVMPKPKSFSDKLWGLGKNLWENERADDYVKKERESW; this is translated from the coding sequence ATGGATCATATTATAAAAACAGAAAGCGAAATTCGCTCGAAGTATCAGATAACTATTCCGGAAGAAATTCGAAGTAAAGCAAAATTGAATATTGGTGACAAGTTGATTTGGCAGTATGACGATGTAAGATCTGAAATCATAGTTATGCCAAAACCAAAATCCTTCTCCGACAAGTTATGGGGGCTTGGTAAAAATCTGTGGGAAAATGAACGAGCGGATGACTATGTCAAAAAGGAGAGAGAAAGTTGGTAA
- a CDS encoding IS1380 family transposase: MSSLQEYGMNFNPRMKVNFEGGDLTSDAGLLLYKEFDHKLGLTQTVKQLLVVHDPVHHRDHSNSDVVLQKIYQHLCGYHTDDHADDLSHEPLLTALLAKERLASQPTISRFNEKANIATAKSLENINEMLQGRAYAIETRDQFVLDLDSSGFATSGKQHGANYNHHYAQTGFHPLFCFDGLTGDCLRAELRAGNVYTSRQVVRFMGPILKRYQFWAPKALLVFRGDSGFAVPGLFDFAETKGHKYAIRLKANARLQSAAQEMADQVLNPQKLHERQVHYREIQYKAKSWNCARRVIVKMERPAGELIFQFTFIATNMTLQARNVIRFYFQRGHMENFIKEAKNGFACHKMSSTAFETNAVKLQLAMLAYNFNNWFRRLCLPERLKPSRMETLRTKLIKIAGKLIYSGRYWTWKLCSSCIYREPFLETLNNIQCLPRFG; this comes from the coding sequence ATGTCAAGTTTACAAGAGTACGGCATGAACTTCAACCCCCGAATGAAAGTGAATTTTGAAGGCGGCGATCTGACTTCGGACGCTGGCCTACTTCTATATAAAGAATTCGACCACAAACTTGGTCTTACTCAGACCGTTAAGCAATTACTCGTTGTACACGATCCCGTTCATCATCGGGATCATTCCAATTCAGATGTTGTGCTCCAGAAGATCTATCAGCATCTGTGTGGCTACCATACCGATGATCATGCAGATGACTTGTCTCACGAACCGTTGTTGACCGCCTTGTTAGCAAAAGAACGGCTGGCTTCTCAGCCGACAATCTCTCGCTTTAATGAAAAGGCGAATATCGCGACCGCCAAATCGTTGGAGAACATCAATGAAATGCTACAGGGCCGGGCATATGCAATCGAGACACGTGATCAGTTTGTGTTAGATTTGGATTCCTCCGGCTTTGCTACCTCAGGTAAGCAACATGGAGCGAACTATAATCATCACTACGCACAAACCGGATTCCATCCGCTGTTTTGCTTTGATGGATTGACTGGTGACTGTTTACGGGCGGAACTTCGTGCCGGCAACGTGTACACTTCCCGCCAGGTTGTACGATTTATGGGGCCTATCCTGAAACGTTATCAATTTTGGGCACCGAAGGCCTTACTTGTCTTTCGCGGGGACAGCGGCTTTGCCGTTCCGGGATTGTTTGACTTTGCCGAAACGAAGGGGCATAAATACGCGATCCGTCTGAAAGCCAATGCCCGTCTGCAATCTGCTGCACAAGAGATGGCAGACCAAGTGCTTAATCCCCAAAAGCTACATGAGAGACAAGTACACTACCGTGAAATCCAATACAAGGCGAAATCTTGGAATTGTGCGCGTCGTGTAATCGTTAAGATGGAACGGCCAGCAGGAGAGTTGATTTTTCAATTCACCTTTATTGCTACGAACATGACTTTGCAAGCACGTAACGTCATTCGCTTTTACTTTCAACGAGGTCACATGGAGAATTTCATCAAGGAAGCGAAGAACGGCTTTGCTTGCCATAAGATGAGTAGCACTGCATTCGAAACCAATGCCGTTAAATTACAATTGGCGATGTTGGCATATAACTTCAACAATTGGTTTCGCAGGTTGTGTTTACCCGAGAGACTCAAGCCAAGTCGTATGGAAACGCTGCGAACCAAACTGATTAAAATTGCGGGGAAATTGATCTATTCCGGCCGCTACTGGACATGGAAATTGTGCAGTTCCTGTATTTATCGTGAGCCATTCCTTGAAACCTTGAACAATATCCAATGCTTGCCTCGGTTCGGTTGA
- a CDS encoding transposase: MFLEKYCGEIVKKTLSERTHQCSCGYVADRDVNAAINILNLALKNVVLLAYPFRYGLGLVCARDWILWFNVTYYADGNDS, translated from the coding sequence TTGTTTTTAGAGAAGTACTGTGGTGAAATCGTCAAAAAAACACTATCCGAACGAACGCATCAATGTTCTTGCGGATATGTTGCAGATCGGGACGTAAATGCGGCGATTAACATACTAAACCTAGCTTTGAAAAACGTTGTTCTATTGGCTTACCCATTCCGTTATGGGTTGGGCTTGGTCTGTGCTAGGGATTGGATTTTGTGGTTTAACGTAACTTATTATGCTGACGGAAACGATAGCTAA
- a CDS encoding glucosaminidase domain-containing protein has product MSMLDDLASGNALGAAGKKVKDKLKSTLKAAIKKLVKKLVKQLFKLLLKLLAKAAAALIASFGLPTLLGLVVVFIVGGALIYVSFTFGWLGADSSKTASELSAAYTRAIERTTDLPEYRPPMIVVQAIDNMRLTKEGMVNVTDIDPEAVASALKPDLTYKNFINTTTTVTTTTHETETINEDGTTSTSAYTTSSTSVSHTNFSLLVKAHAWNRLEDILYHQVTTVTNSSSGDSSSVITTTVWERDPEACNFGGSGDTSGGGSPAAAPLTGIGNSTNPFFISYSPGAIEESRKSGIPASVILAQAVQEGGWGNSELTSKYFNFFGIKAQAGDGWTGPTVNMGTSEYQGGWTLIIARFRVYGNAREGFADHSKFLLENGRYKTALSKKNPYEFANELQKASYATDPGYATALKNIMHQYNLLQYDLDGGIDAVTGKPYEDVAYVPGPGSMIVGCGTPDFTKFDALLHKYNFSSDDVMIISEGIKENDPSHSFLAGYNGDFGNALSETPLVGSINGDYVESIPVQAGQMLWPTTAQNLTSGFGMRVNPTNHVLKLHKGIDIAPSNFDYREYPNIAAMDGLVVAAGYTEDGYGFKVIIDHGSGLETLYGHMKAGSLKVSIGQKVKAGTVLGIMGATGDVTARHLHFEVHYNGRPANPIGYVHREAS; this is encoded by the coding sequence ATGAGTATGCTCGATGACTTAGCTTCAGGAAATGCCCTCGGTGCAGCGGGGAAAAAGGTAAAAGATAAACTTAAATCAACTTTAAAAGCAGCCATTAAAAAGCTAGTAAAAAAACTAGTCAAGCAGCTGTTTAAATTATTATTAAAGTTGCTTGCAAAAGCAGCAGCAGCACTTATCGCTTCTTTTGGACTTCCTACTCTCCTTGGTCTTGTAGTGGTCTTTATTGTTGGAGGTGCGTTAATATATGTGTCTTTTACTTTTGGCTGGCTAGGAGCAGATAGTTCTAAAACCGCCTCGGAGCTTTCGGCAGCCTACACAAGGGCTATCGAGAGGACCACTGATCTGCCAGAATATCGACCACCAATGATTGTAGTTCAAGCGATTGACAATATGAGATTAACCAAAGAGGGAATGGTAAATGTTACGGATATAGATCCTGAGGCCGTAGCCAGCGCATTAAAACCTGATCTGACTTATAAAAATTTCATTAATACAACCACGACTGTCACAACAACGACTCATGAGACAGAAACAATTAATGAAGATGGTACAACGAGTACATCGGCATATACCACTTCCAGTACGAGCGTTTCGCACACAAACTTTAGTTTGCTAGTCAAGGCTCATGCATGGAATCGCCTCGAAGATATACTTTACCATCAAGTTACCACTGTGACTAACAGTTCATCGGGTGATTCGTCCTCGGTAATTACAACAACTGTTTGGGAAAGAGATCCCGAGGCATGCAATTTCGGTGGTTCTGGTGACACAAGCGGGGGTGGTTCTCCAGCGGCCGCTCCTTTAACTGGCATTGGAAACAGTACAAATCCTTTTTTTATAAGTTACTCTCCTGGTGCTATCGAAGAAAGCAGGAAAAGTGGCATCCCAGCCAGTGTTATACTTGCTCAAGCCGTGCAAGAAGGGGGTTGGGGTAATAGTGAGTTAACCTCAAAGTATTTTAACTTCTTTGGGATTAAGGCACAGGCGGGAGACGGCTGGACAGGTCCAACTGTGAATATGGGTACCAGTGAATATCAAGGAGGTTGGACGCTAATTATTGCCCGCTTCCGCGTATATGGAAATGCGAGAGAAGGATTTGCCGATCATTCAAAATTTCTATTAGAAAATGGCCGCTATAAAACGGCTCTTTCCAAAAAGAATCCGTATGAATTTGCCAATGAATTGCAAAAAGCTTCATATGCTACAGATCCAGGCTATGCAACGGCACTTAAAAATATCATGCATCAATACAATCTACTTCAATACGATTTAGACGGTGGGATTGATGCTGTCACAGGGAAACCTTATGAGGACGTCGCGTATGTTCCTGGTCCGGGAAGCATGATTGTCGGATGTGGTACACCGGATTTTACGAAGTTTGATGCCCTTCTACATAAATATAATTTTTCATCAGATGATGTCATGATCATTTCGGAAGGAATTAAGGAAAACGATCCAAGCCATAGTTTCCTTGCCGGTTATAACGGAGACTTTGGTAATGCTCTTTCCGAAACTCCTTTAGTTGGTTCGATTAATGGAGATTATGTTGAATCAATCCCCGTTCAAGCTGGACAGATGCTTTGGCCAACGACCGCACAGAATCTCACTTCTGGCTTTGGCATGAGGGTAAATCCTACAAATCATGTGTTAAAGCTACATAAAGGGATAGATATTGCTCCATCCAATTTCGATTATCGGGAATACCCGAACATAGCAGCTATGGATGGACTTGTTGTAGCTGCTGGATACACGGAAGATGGATATGGTTTTAAAGTAATCATTGATCATGGAAGTGGTCTTGAAACATTGTATGGTCATATGAAGGCTGGCAGTTTGAAAGTCAGTATTGGTCAAAAAGTTAAAGCGGGTACTGTACTAGGTATCATGGGCGCTACAGGTGATGTAACGGCAAGACATTTACATTTTGAGGTGCATTATAATGGTAGGCCAGCTAATCCTATTGGTTATGTTCACAGGGAGGCGAGTTAA
- a CDS encoding AbrB/MazE/SpoVT family DNA-binding domain-containing protein, whose amino-acid sequence MYSASLTSKGQITIPKKLRDHLGLNVGSVVDFTSNAEGEIIMSKATPSVMDLGYRVFYRDKADNYFECFADKTRKSIDREWLDEKIKTSRKDCFKALVIGDDQVSQLKNALDHPIYNRFITEESVKFYRTYGLITD is encoded by the coding sequence ATGTATTCCGCTTCATTAACAAGCAAGGGACAAATAACAATTCCAAAAAAGTTGAGGGATCATTTAGGATTGAATGTAGGATCGGTGGTAGATTTTACTAGCAATGCAGAGGGTGAAATCATTATGTCAAAAGCAACCCCCTCCGTTATGGATCTCGGCTATAGGGTATTCTACAGAGATAAGGCAGATAACTATTTTGAATGTTTTGCAGACAAAACAAGAAAATCCATTGATCGGGAATGGCTTGATGAAAAAATAAAAACTAGCCGAAAAGACTGTTTCAAAGCCTTGGTTATAGGCGATGATCAGGTGAGTCAACTCAAGAATGCGCTCGACCATCCTATCTACAATCGTTTTATTACAGAAGAATCGGTAAAGTTTTACCGTACCTACGGATTGATTACAGACTAG
- a CDS encoding DUF6339 family protein, with protein sequence MLRIRKNVPVYFQQQKYQSDEPWIDESWAIPSNIVAPEIVFLKHSLRVEGKRAIHFDLENVKTLYAALKHLSPAEASNERLWSYLTHSTFWKYMHSRWPIEATDEEELPDGEETKKKNPLNRVETRYFLSGQKAPVRNGLARLWWFGYTTYDEALDNPWELTENLLHNSDLTLNLVERNFSRNLEFTKAILSTLADIKKNSPDFYNRDRFRELMKYFNFAGGMSLVDLINLSDVRDTVRKKLTS encoded by the coding sequence TTGCTTCGAATAAGGAAGAATGTTCCAGTATATTTCCAACAGCAGAAATATCAGTCAGATGAACCTTGGATAGATGAGTCATGGGCGATACCATCTAACATTGTGGCACCCGAGATAGTGTTTTTAAAGCATTCGCTGCGAGTGGAAGGAAAACGAGCAATACATTTCGACCTGGAGAATGTCAAAACCCTCTATGCCGCATTGAAACATTTGTCACCTGCAGAGGCTTCAAATGAACGTCTTTGGTCTTACTTGACACATTCAACTTTTTGGAAATATATGCACTCTCGCTGGCCCATTGAAGCTACGGATGAAGAGGAACTACCAGATGGGGAAGAGACTAAAAAGAAGAATCCACTAAATCGTGTGGAAACTAGATATTTTCTATCTGGGCAGAAAGCACCTGTCCGTAACGGTTTAGCTAGACTCTGGTGGTTTGGGTATACAACTTATGATGAGGCGTTAGACAACCCCTGGGAACTCACAGAAAATTTACTCCATAATTCAGATCTGACTTTAAATCTTGTTGAGCGGAACTTCTCTAGAAACTTAGAATTTACTAAAGCAATTTTGTCAACGCTCGCAGATATAAAGAAAAACAGTCCGGACTTCTATAATCGTGATCGATTCCGAGAGCTCATGAAATATTTTAACTTTGCTGGGGGCATGTCCCTCGTAGATTTGATTAATTTAAGTGATGTAAGAGATACCGTTCGGAAAAAACTAACATCATAA
- a CDS encoding pilin, with translation MSKKKKFWKNALPYLMVFTLMFSFLSFITLVSPHAALADDFTNGAKLGTTGNGAITDITNELKKWITNIRIVGAVLCVISIVCGAIVFGFSLGNAQKRAIGTGAMISAVIGIVVIAKAPMLADYFINAATAAPTTTTQ, from the coding sequence ATGTCTAAAAAGAAGAAATTTTGGAAAAATGCTTTACCTTACTTAATGGTTTTTACTTTAATGTTTTCTTTTTTGTCCTTTATAACTTTGGTTTCACCTCATGCCGCACTAGCAGATGACTTTACCAATGGTGCTAAACTCGGAACAACCGGTAACGGCGCAATAACTGATATTACGAATGAGCTAAAAAAATGGATCACAAACATACGCATTGTTGGAGCTGTGCTGTGTGTAATCAGTATTGTCTGCGGAGCTATCGTTTTTGGATTCTCATTAGGTAACGCACAAAAACGTGCGATCGGAACTGGAGCTATGATTTCTGCAGTTATAGGAATTGTTGTCATAGCAAAAGCTCCAATGCTGGCTGACTACTTTATTAATGCCGCAACAGCTGCTCCTACTACGACTACACAATAA
- a CDS encoding PrgI family mobile element protein, whose protein sequence is MRARMPFDTEKERRPVKIYDWSFSWRQTVYFGAGALLLLQLCQWVYTDSLSLIINFVFFVVCLPVVIPFVIFALFRHPQTGHYMDRHLWYMFRHKKTQSGVWRRR, encoded by the coding sequence ATGCGTGCACGTATGCCTTTTGATACGGAAAAAGAGCGGCGTCCGGTGAAAATATACGATTGGAGTTTTTCTTGGCGGCAGACTGTTTATTTTGGCGCAGGTGCGCTTTTGCTTCTCCAATTGTGCCAGTGGGTATATACGGATTCTCTTAGTTTGATTATTAATTTTGTGTTTTTTGTTGTATGTCTGCCTGTGGTGATTCCATTTGTGATTTTTGCTTTATTCAGACACCCGCAAACAGGACATTATATGGATCGCCATCTATGGTATATGTTCAGGCATAAGAAGACCCAGAGTGGGGTTTGGAGGAGACGTTAA
- a CDS encoding helix-turn-helix domain-containing protein, whose amino-acid sequence MFHDYGDILNVEELMDILQIGRNSAYILLNSGQIKSFKVGRKHRIPRGNVIDYIIQKCKQ is encoded by the coding sequence ATGTTTCATGATTACGGTGATATTTTAAATGTAGAGGAATTGATGGATATCTTACAAATAGGCCGTAATTCTGCCTATATTCTTTTAAATTCCGGGCAAATAAAATCATTTAAAGTGGGACGAAAACATCGTATTCCACGAGGGAATGTAATAGATTACATTATTCAAAAATGTAAGCAATGA
- a CDS encoding protease pro-enzyme activation domain-containing protein → MRKIILILAAASTLLLGSIPTAFADSPEKSVPQGVGSTILQNSDYFGGVPADTPETVDIVMKIQDQGKLAQYIKYITTPGSENFREYLGVDQFKKLFAPEPFKLKAVTEYLAHFGIKTSVHANNLVITANGTAGQFNQAFNVVIQYANYKGKDYHGTKTEPKVPSLVADNILCILGLSNYSNLSSRAVKQPAALDESTPTGPLALSPSDLISKYNVKPLYDKGATGAGQTIGIVTLADFNVDDAYAFWNDQHITVKPNRITKVNVDGGSGWNGYDETTLDVEQSGALAPQADIRVYVGPNSDTGFLDTFSTAISENIAQQVSVSWGESEPAINLFVQLQLETPEYAQAFNQLFMEAAAQGISMFAASGDEGAYDAVREFGLGSGIPGVASLSVDNPADSAYITAAGGTTLPFHFHSNKYNYDVHNDQERAWGWDYLYGYFDVRGLNNPIGWGDRYLVGGGGGFSKMFATPWYQQGVSGVNTYTSTKQWTTNSDGSSLTRDASPTILTGTGTGRNMPDISMNADPYTGYKVLFSNPGTPGTNLGYAVYGGTSFVSPQLNGLSALINGLGNTRVGFWNPQIYSFAQGPNSPLHPLNTTGTSNDNGFYTGTAGTIYNQATGLGTPDVEALANAFLNIKKDNK, encoded by the coding sequence ATGAGAAAAATAATTTTAATTTTGGCTGCAGCAAGTACACTGCTTCTTGGAAGCATTCCAACCGCATTTGCTGACTCGCCTGAGAAATCCGTACCACAAGGAGTAGGTTCGACAATTCTACAAAATTCAGACTATTTTGGAGGCGTTCCGGCCGATACACCAGAAACGGTGGACATTGTAATGAAGATTCAAGATCAGGGTAAACTCGCTCAGTACATAAAGTACATCACAACCCCAGGAAGTGAAAATTTCAGAGAGTACCTAGGTGTGGATCAGTTTAAAAAACTCTTTGCTCCGGAGCCATTCAAACTAAAAGCGGTTACGGAGTACCTAGCACACTTCGGAATTAAGACCTCGGTTCATGCGAACAATTTAGTGATTACTGCAAACGGTACGGCCGGACAATTCAATCAGGCATTTAACGTCGTCATTCAATACGCCAACTATAAAGGCAAAGACTATCACGGAACGAAAACTGAACCCAAAGTACCGTCTCTTGTGGCGGATAACATCCTTTGTATTCTTGGGCTAAGCAATTACTCCAATCTTTCTTCTCGAGCTGTTAAACAACCGGCTGCTTTGGATGAAAGCACACCTACAGGTCCCTTGGCCTTGTCTCCTAGCGATTTAATCAGTAAATATAATGTTAAACCTTTGTATGACAAAGGCGCAACCGGTGCGGGACAGACCATTGGCATCGTGACTTTGGCTGACTTTAATGTAGATGATGCATACGCATTTTGGAATGATCAACATATCACGGTTAAACCGAATCGCATTACCAAGGTGAATGTGGATGGCGGTTCCGGGTGGAACGGATATGACGAAACGACACTCGATGTTGAGCAGTCCGGTGCTCTCGCACCGCAGGCCGATATCCGTGTCTATGTGGGTCCTAACTCTGATACTGGATTTCTTGATACGTTTTCAACGGCCATCAGTGAAAATATCGCACAGCAGGTATCTGTAAGCTGGGGTGAAAGCGAACCAGCAATTAATCTGTTTGTTCAGTTGCAATTGGAAACTCCTGAATATGCTCAAGCCTTTAATCAGCTATTCATGGAAGCCGCTGCTCAGGGCATCTCTATGTTTGCAGCATCAGGTGACGAAGGTGCCTATGATGCTGTTCGTGAATTCGGGTTGGGATCGGGAATTCCGGGAGTAGCCTCACTGTCCGTCGATAATCCTGCAGACAGCGCGTATATTACAGCTGCTGGCGGCACAACGCTACCATTCCATTTCCACTCGAACAAATACAATTATGATGTTCATAACGATCAAGAGCGGGCTTGGGGCTGGGATTATCTCTACGGCTATTTCGATGTTCGCGGCTTAAATAATCCGATAGGCTGGGGTGATCGCTACCTTGTAGGCGGAGGCGGAGGCTTCAGCAAAATGTTTGCAACGCCGTGGTATCAGCAAGGAGTTTCTGGTGTAAACACCTATACCTCCACAAAGCAATGGACAACTAATTCTGACGGTTCTTCTCTCACTCGTGATGCATCCCCAACGATCTTAACTGGAACTGGAACTGGCCGAAATATGCCTGATATATCCATGAACGCGGATCCTTATACAGGCTATAAAGTATTATTCAGTAATCCAGGAACGCCGGGTACCAATCTAGGGTATGCCGTTTATGGAGGCACTAGCTTCGTATCACCTCAACTGAATGGTTTGTCAGCACTTATTAATGGCTTGGGCAACACTCGAGTCGGTTTCTGGAACCCACAAATCTATAGTTTTGCACAAGGGCCTAATTCCCCGCTGCATCCGCTTAATACAACCGGCACTTCTAATGATAACGGGTTCTATACCGGCACAGCCGGCACTATTTACAATCAAGCTACAGGTTTAGGTACCCCCGATGTAGAGGCTTTGGCAAACGCATTCTTAAATATAAAGAAAGATAATAAGTAA
- a CDS encoding copper amine oxidase N-terminal domain-containing protein, translating to MRSNPNITIQLNGTKVELWIDKETAIVNGSNKMLDVPPTIINQRTMLPLRFVAENLGSKLDWDGATQTITLSYGGTVNRSNDTPTKWYEKEYTHQISSTFGTYIDGGIGFSISYPLAWGKPKVTESEKYGFRTYTTFYESKNVKIISYGNKVNGTYQDYLKEYQKLLTRNNYTPTATEISVKNAEKAYLIDLEPGMTNTISYIAFKNGEACHIEVTISEVGLSDELDKVLDLLQKMMQTFELNAAVG from the coding sequence ATTCGAAGCAATCCGAATATCACCATCCAATTGAATGGCACGAAAGTTGAACTGTGGATCGATAAAGAAACTGCTATTGTAAATGGTTCTAATAAAATGTTAGATGTCCCACCGACAATCATTAATCAGCGAACCATGCTGCCCCTCCGCTTTGTTGCTGAAAATCTCGGTAGCAAGCTAGACTGGGACGGCGCAACTCAAACGATAACCTTGTCCTACGGTGGAACTGTTAATCGTAGCAACGATACACCAACGAAATGGTATGAAAAAGAGTATACTCATCAAATTTCCAGCACGTTTGGAACATATATCGACGGTGGAATAGGATTCAGCATTAGCTATCCGTTAGCTTGGGGAAAACCTAAAGTCACTGAGAGTGAAAAGTATGGTTTTAGAACTTATACTACATTTTACGAGAGCAAGAATGTAAAAATCATTTCCTATGGGAACAAGGTGAATGGCACATACCAAGACTACTTAAAAGAATATCAGAAACTGTTGACGCGGAATAACTACACCCCAACCGCAACAGAGATTTCCGTAAAGAATGCTGAAAAAGCATATCTTATTGATTTGGAACCAGGGATGACAAACACAATCAGTTATATCGCTTTTAAGAATGGGGAAGCTTGCCATATAGAGGTAACAATCTCTGAAGTTGGGTTGAGCGACGAGCTCGACAAGGTACTGGACCTTCTTCAAAAGATGATGCAGACATTTGAGCTTAATGCGGCGGTAGGGTGA